In Serratia marcescens subsp. marcescens ATCC 13880, a single genomic region encodes these proteins:
- the srlR gene encoding glucitol operon DNA-binding transcriptional repressor SrlR — protein sequence MKPKQRQAAILEYLQRHGKTAVDALAEHFSTTGTTIRKDLTLLEEEGEVIRTYGGVVLSRDDGDQPIDRKTHINTEKKRRIASAAVALIADGDSLIFDAGSTVLQMVPHLAQFNNITVMTNSLTIVNALVELDNDQTILMPGGTYRKKSASFHGSLAESAFQQFSFDKLFIGADGVDLNAGVTTFNEVHNVSKAMCEAAGRIILLVDSSKFGRKSPNVVCELSAVDTLITDRDINPDYLAALQAKGINIILVGDPDE from the coding sequence ATGAAACCAAAGCAGCGGCAGGCCGCTATCCTTGAATATCTGCAGCGGCATGGCAAAACGGCGGTGGACGCCCTGGCCGAGCATTTCTCCACCACCGGCACCACCATCCGCAAGGATCTCACCCTGCTGGAAGAAGAAGGCGAGGTGATCCGCACCTACGGCGGCGTGGTGCTCAGCCGCGACGACGGCGATCAGCCAATCGACCGTAAAACCCATATCAACACCGAGAAAAAGCGCCGCATCGCCAGCGCCGCCGTGGCGCTGATCGCCGACGGCGACTCGCTGATCTTCGACGCCGGCAGCACGGTGCTGCAGATGGTGCCGCACCTGGCGCAGTTCAATAACATCACGGTGATGACCAACAGCCTGACCATCGTCAACGCGCTGGTGGAACTGGACAACGATCAGACCATCCTGATGCCCGGCGGCACCTACCGCAAAAAATCGGCCTCGTTCCACGGCAGCCTGGCGGAATCGGCGTTTCAGCAATTCAGCTTCGACAAGCTGTTTATCGGCGCGGACGGCGTCGATCTCAACGCAGGCGTCACCACCTTCAACGAAGTGCACAACGTCAGCAAAGCGATGTGCGAAGCCGCCGGCCGCATTATTTTGTTGGTGGACTCCTCGAAATTCGGCCGCAAGAGCCCGAACGTGGTGTGCGAACTCAGCGCCGTCGATACGCTGATCACCGACCGAGACATCAACCCCGATTACCTCGCCGCCCTGCAGGCGAAAGGCATCAATATCATTCTGGTAGGAGACCCCGATGAGTAA
- a CDS encoding inhibitor of vertebrate lysozyme family protein produces MTGHQALRCALFGALLSFSAGSFAQQIVTTSDLIQQPGYQASWQNMVKGQARMPGWARKGVGTSTPAQNLNWKGKEYLVGNLCKPHDCGNNFLIVAFSADKSQAWGVRVEVEDRPEAVDHPKKYAKYQWLGKPNDDMKALLKQQFENNPDWK; encoded by the coding sequence ATGACGGGACACCAGGCGCTGCGTTGCGCCCTCTTTGGCGCACTGCTCAGCTTCAGCGCGGGCAGCTTTGCCCAACAAATCGTCACCACATCGGATTTGATTCAGCAGCCGGGGTATCAGGCCAGCTGGCAAAACATGGTCAAAGGCCAGGCGCGGATGCCGGGCTGGGCGCGCAAGGGCGTCGGCACCTCTACGCCGGCGCAGAATCTGAACTGGAAGGGCAAAGAGTATCTGGTCGGTAACCTGTGCAAGCCCCACGACTGCGGCAATAACTTTTTGATCGTGGCGTTCAGCGCGGACAAATCCCAGGCCTGGGGCGTGCGGGTGGAAGTGGAAGATCGGCCGGAAGCCGTCGATCATCCGAAGAAGTATGCCAAGTACCAGTGGCTCGGCAAGCCGAATGACGACATGAAAGCGCTGCTGAAGCAGCAGTTCGAGAACAATCCCGATTGGAAATGA
- the gutQ gene encoding arabinose-5-phosphate isomerase GutQ: MSNANALLAFARETLEIELTEAQRLLARLDDNFVCACELLLNCRGKAVISGIGKSGHIGKKIAASLASTGTPSFFVHPAEALHGDLGMIGADDVVVFISYSGRAKELDLILPLLAENGIPVIAVTGGKESPLAQAAACVLDIGVEREACPMGLAPTSSAVNTLMMGDALAMALMRQRGFNAEDFARSHPGGSLGARLLNRVHHLMRTGDRLPRVSESANVMEAMLELSRTGLGLVAVCDAQQRVVGVFTDGDLRRWLVKGNSLQDPLSPAITRPGYRLPEQWRAGEALEALHEQHISAAPVVDMDGVLVGALNLHDLHQAGIG, from the coding sequence ATGAGTAACGCCAACGCCCTGCTCGCCTTCGCCCGCGAAACGCTGGAGATCGAGTTGACCGAAGCGCAGCGCCTGCTGGCGCGCCTGGATGACAATTTCGTCTGCGCCTGCGAGCTGCTGCTGAATTGCCGCGGCAAAGCGGTGATTTCCGGCATCGGCAAGTCCGGCCATATCGGCAAGAAGATCGCCGCGTCGCTGGCCAGCACCGGCACGCCGTCATTCTTCGTGCATCCGGCGGAGGCGCTGCACGGCGATCTCGGCATGATCGGCGCCGACGACGTGGTGGTGTTCATCTCCTACTCCGGCCGCGCCAAAGAGCTGGATCTGATCCTGCCGCTGCTGGCGGAGAACGGCATTCCGGTGATCGCCGTTACCGGCGGCAAAGAGTCGCCGCTGGCGCAGGCCGCGGCCTGCGTGCTGGATATCGGCGTCGAGCGCGAAGCCTGCCCGATGGGGCTGGCGCCCACCTCCAGCGCGGTCAACACCCTGATGATGGGCGACGCCCTGGCGATGGCGCTGATGCGCCAGCGCGGTTTCAACGCGGAAGACTTCGCCCGATCGCACCCGGGCGGCAGCCTGGGCGCGCGTCTGCTGAACCGCGTGCATCACCTGATGCGCACCGGCGATCGCCTGCCGCGCGTGAGCGAAAGCGCCAACGTGATGGAGGCGATGCTGGAACTGAGCCGCACCGGGCTGGGGTTGGTAGCGGTCTGCGACGCGCAGCAGCGGGTGGTGGGCGTATTTACCGACGGCGATCTGCGCCGCTGGCTGGTGAAGGGCAACAGCCTGCAGGATCCGCTCAGCCCGGCGATCACCCGCCCCGGCTATCGGCTGCCAGAGCAGTGGCGCGCCGGGGAGGCGCTGGAAGCGCTGCACGAACAACACATCAGCGCGGCTCCGGTGGTCGATATGGACGGCGTGCTGGTGGGGGCGCTCAACCTGCACGATCTGCATCAGGCCGGCATCGGCTGA